From Candidatus Cloacimonadota bacterium, a single genomic window includes:
- a CDS encoding VWA domain-containing protein, with amino-acid sequence MFRFAQPLYLLLLLLIPAYLYWELVRRKARRLALPSSRLQLMLQLSGKKWYGAYLYPGLRAASILFLILALARPQWGNASRLFNRQGVDIAIAMDVSGSMLALDFMPQNRLGAAVKVAKDFVSGRPNDRFALVAFSEYAISASPLTYDHAAIMGALDKLDVNMQASGTAIGMGLAKAVARLKDSKAKSRIVILITDGVSNTGEIDPISAARMAQALGIKVYPIGVGSGGMVPFPYSDPFFGTRNIPTLIELDMESLNRIAAITGTNEAAKATDAGELRNIMQELDALERSELSSKINYRWDDKFTLLLWPGLILLAMEIVLKSMFVAIMPE; translated from the coding sequence ATGTTTAGATTTGCCCAGCCTTTGTATTTATTGCTTTTGTTGTTGATTCCCGCTTACTTATATTGGGAATTGGTAAGGCGTAAAGCACGCAGATTGGCATTACCGAGTAGCAGATTACAGTTAATGTTGCAGTTATCCGGCAAAAAATGGTATGGAGCGTATCTTTATCCAGGCTTAAGGGCGGCGAGCATACTTTTTTTAATACTTGCTCTAGCTCGCCCACAATGGGGTAATGCTTCCCGCTTGTTCAATAGACAAGGAGTGGATATCGCGATAGCCATGGATGTAAGTGGTTCTATGCTGGCTCTTGATTTTATGCCTCAAAACCGATTGGGTGCTGCGGTAAAAGTTGCCAAAGATTTTGTTTCGGGGCGACCCAACGATCGTTTTGCCTTGGTGGCTTTTTCGGAATATGCGATAAGCGCCAGCCCGCTTACCTACGATCATGCGGCAATTATGGGAGCACTGGATAAACTGGATGTAAATATGCAAGCTTCTGGAACGGCAATTGGCATGGGTTTGGCAAAAGCCGTTGCGCGCCTCAAAGATAGCAAGGCAAAATCTCGCATTGTTATTCTAATAACCGATGGCGTAAGCAATACGGGAGAAATAGACCCAATCTCAGCAGCCCGAATGGCGCAAGCATTAGGCATAAAGGTGTATCCCATCGGGGTTGGAAGCGGGGGAATGGTACCCTTTCCATATTCAGATCCTTTTTTTGGTACACGCAATATTCCTACTCTTATAGAATTGGATATGGAGAGTTTAAACAGAATTGCGGCAATAACTGGAACCAATGAGGCTGCCAAGGCTACTGATGCCGGAGAATTACGCAATATCATGCAAGAGCTTGATGCGCTTGAACGTAGTGAATTGAGCAGCAAGATAAACTACCGGTGGGATGATAAGTTCACCTTGCTTTTGTGGCCGGGATTGATATTATTGGCAATGGAAATTGTACTTAAAAGCATGTTTGTAGCAATTATGCCGGAGTAG